In Carya illinoinensis cultivar Pawnee chromosome 7, C.illinoinensisPawnee_v1, whole genome shotgun sequence, the following are encoded in one genomic region:
- the LOC122316871 gene encoding uncharacterized protein LOC122316871: MESVASNTPSSSDNHHPPLRFRPIHQPIADRILRALSHHLSLLHREDSNFFVLGATGNVYTVTLSVTPSCSCPDHTTPCKHILFIFIRVLGVSLDDTCLQRRTLRPCQLNHLLSTPTSPEVIAGAKVRERFHELFFKARQSASQPIVDIKNDTNCPVCLSEMGKGERVVTCATCQNPIHEECLLKWKRSRGRRSASCVICRARWRDGTEQEKYLNLAAYVGEDNPTVEDGGILCSS, from the coding sequence ATGGAGTCCGTTGCCTCCAATACACCATCCTCGTCGGACAACCATCATCCTCCCTTGCGATTCAGACCCATCCATCAACCAATAGCAGATCGGATACTTAGAGCTCTCAGTCACcatctcagcctcctccaccgtgAAGACTCCAACTTCTTTGTGTTGGGTGCCACGGGAAACGTTTACACTGTGACGTTGTCTGTCACCCCTTCATGCTCGTGTCCTGACCACACAACTCCAtgcaaacatatattatttatctttattcgAGTATTGGGTGTTTCTCTAGATGATACTTGTCTTCAGAGGAGAACTCTCCGGCCATGCCAACTCAATCACTTACTCAGCACGCCTACATCACCTGAAGTAATTGCAGGAGCCAAGGTTCGTGAGAGATTCCATGAGTTATTCTTTAAAGCTAGGCAGAGCGCTTCACAGCCGATTGTTGATATAAAAAACGACACTAATTGCCCGGTTTGCCTCAGCGAGATGGGAAAGGGTGAGAGAGTTGTGACCTGTGCGACATGTCAGAATCCGATACATGAAGAATGCTTATTAAAGTGGAAAAGGAGCAGGGGAAGGAGGTCTGCAAGTTGTGTGATATGTCGGGCAAGGTGGAGAGATGGGACTGAGCAGGAAAAGTATTTGAACCTAGCAGCTTATGTTGGCGAGGACAACCCAACTGTTGAGGACGGtgggatcctttgtagcagttgA
- the LOC122316757 gene encoding ultraviolet-B receptor UVR8 encodes MDDSVNLSRKVVAVAAGEAHTLALTGDGSVYSWGRGMFGRLGTGSEADEPIPVRVNFDCAGRSTEERLRFVGVAAGAYHSLALADDGSIWCWGYNIYGQLGVEGDNATVPHLLQHFIELASPDSLTNESETKSKVPLKVCSVKAGGMMSLAIDNLGALWMWGNCLQQSSSNEDGFFLVSSFIPTPVWDFHGHTVIKVACGNEHVVALVSSGETYKGEDIVCYSWGNNNHGQLGLGDKESRLQPEIIKTFNEDSPWAVYEVACGAFHTALLTHKKKPSDTLESLCWTFGIGDNGQLGHETTQCELFPKPVKGLPQNVYLISVDCGLFHTSVVSSAGDVWSWGMERGLGLCPDATFSGIDRGDALSPLLISCNGPHRPKFQDPVQVACGAAHTVLVAHDGYKLWSWGRGKSGVLGNGNTAHCFTPTMVLWPPLMEDSKQEESKTSGEEGNVGAKDSEGVTETERRLSLAMDEMKLLQSKLSAMERYASILHGSIFGKPFEEDDIPASLQNFGTFDIAKEWENMLEAADRAKLIRLEMSYRNMLAGVKDKLMKRRIQEIVEECLHSSSTGPK; translated from the exons ATGGACGATTCTGTTAACTTGTCCCGTAAAGTCGTTGCAGTCGCTGCCGGTGAAGCTCACACTCTCGCTCTCACAG GTGATGGCAGCGTGTACTCGTGGGGAAGGGGGATGTTTGGGCGGCTCGGGACCGGTTCAGAAGCCGACGAGCCTATCCCGGTCAGGGTCAATTTTGATTGTGCTGGAAGATCGACAGAAGAGCGGCTCAGGTTTGTGGGCGTTGCTGCTGGCGCTTATCACAGTCTTGCTCTTGCAG ACGACGGATCCATTTGGTGCTGGGGTTATAATATCT ATGGCCAACTTGGCGTCGAAGGAGATAATGCTACAGTGCCACACTTGTTGCAGCATTTCATTGAGTTGGCCTCTCCTGATTCCCTGACAAATGAATCGGAAACAAAAAGTAAAGTGCCACTGAAG GTTTGTTCTGTCAAAGCTGGGGGAATGATGTCTCTTGCAATTGATAATCTTGGGGCTCTCTGGATGTGGGGCAATTGCCTACAGCAAAGCAGCAGCAATGAAGATGGTTTCTTTCTTGTAAGCAGTTTCATTCCAACTCCTGTCTGGGATTTCCATGGCCACACCGTCATCAAGGTGGCATGTGGAAATGAGCATGTTGTGGCCTTGGTTAGTTCTGGAGAGACTTATAAAGGTGAAGACATAGTGTGCTACTCTTGGGGTAACAACAATCATGGCCAGTTAGGTTTGGGGGATAAGGAGAGCAGGCTACAACCTGAaatcattaaaacttttaatGAAGACTCCCCTTGGGCAGTTTATGAGGTGGCATGCGGGGCATTTCACACAGCTTTGCTCACtcacaaaaagaaaccaagtGACACACTAGAAAGTCTGTGCTGGACATTTGGCATTGGGGATAATGGGCAGCTTGGGCATGAAACTACACAGTGTGAGCTTTTTCCTAAACCCGTGAAAGGGTTGCCGCAGAATGTATACCTGATCTCTGTCGACTGTGGCTTGTTTCATACTAGTGTTGTTTCTTCAGCCGGAGATGTGTGGTCATGGGGAATGGAGAGGGGCCTTGGCTTATGCCCAGATGCCACTTTTTCTGGTATTGATCGGGGGGATGCTCTTTCTCCTCTATTAATTTCATGTAATGGGCCACATAGGCCTAAATTTCAGGATCCAGTTCAGGTTGCTTGTGGTGCTGCACATACTGTTCTCGTTGCACATGATGGATATAAGCTCTGGTCTTGGGGTCGGGGAAAGAGTGGGGTACTTGGAAATGGTAATACAGCTCATTGTTTTACTCCCACTATGGTATTATGGCCACCCCTTATGGAAGATTCCAAACAAGAGGAATCGAAGACCTCTGGTGAGGAAGGTAACGTTGGAGCAAAGGATTCTGAAGGAGTCACAGAAACAGAAAGAAGATTGTCTTTGGCAATGGATGAGATGAAGCTACTTCAATCAAAACTTTCTGCAATGGAACGGTATGCTAGCATACTTCATGGCTCAATTTTTGGAAAACCTTTTGAAGAAGACGACATTCCAGCCTCATTGCAGAACTTTGGTACTTTTGACATTGCAAAGGAATGGGAGAACATGTTGGAGGCAGCAGATCGGGCAAAGCTGATCAGGCTGGAAATGTCCTACCGAAATATGCTTGCAGGTGTTAAAGACAAGCTAATGAAGAGAAGGATCCAGGAGATTGTGGAGGAGTGTCTTCATTCTTCTTCAACGGGACCAAAGTGA